A window of Geoalkalibacter sp. contains these coding sequences:
- the speA gene encoding biosynthetic arginine decarboxylase — protein MNPKPNPNWTPEDSARLYRIRDWSAGYFDVTEQGHVAIKVNFPSGEVRVSLMDIVAGINQRGLQMPLLLRIENLLDSQIALLNESFRSAIAQQGYKGRYQGVFPIKVNQQRQVIEEIARFGARYNHGLEAGSKAELIVALSALSGGESLIVCNGYKDPEFIDLGLRARKLGYRCVFVIETPTELPIILERSRALGIRPLIGMRAKLATTVGGHWNKTSGDRSIFGLTTSQLIEIVDALKEHDLLDCLQLLHCHLGSQIPNIRDIRQAVMEACRYYINLVQEGAPMGYLDLGGGLAVDYLGSKTNNVLSMNYSMDEYCADVVEVIMQSLDAQDVPHPTIVTESGRSTVAYYSLLMFNIFDVTYFEPTPLPGPPAEEEHTLIHSLYATLQRFKPSKIQQCYNNTVFYRDEIRELFKRGQISLRSRALAENLVLEIFQRIVTSLGDADETPPELEGLREQLADIYYGNMSIFQSLPDAWAIDQVFPIMPIHRLEEKPTREAIIADITCDSDGRLDHFIDLHGTRNTLPLHALKPDEDYYLGVFLVGAYQETLGDLHNLFGDTNVVSVRVNEDGSFDVTRENEGDSIADLLGYVQYNPKDIFERFRDTAEQAVRRGSISVRERQEILERFSASLRGYTYYETDA, from the coding sequence ATGAACCCCAAACCCAATCCCAACTGGACGCCCGAGGATTCCGCCCGTCTGTACCGCATCCGCGACTGGAGCGCGGGCTATTTCGACGTGACCGAACAGGGTCATGTGGCGATCAAGGTGAACTTTCCCTCGGGCGAGGTGCGGGTCTCCCTGATGGACATCGTCGCCGGCATCAATCAGCGCGGCTTGCAGATGCCGTTGCTGCTGCGCATCGAGAACCTGCTCGACAGCCAGATCGCCCTGCTCAACGAATCCTTCCGCAGCGCCATCGCCCAGCAGGGCTACAAGGGCCGCTACCAGGGGGTCTTTCCCATCAAGGTCAATCAGCAGCGCCAGGTCATCGAGGAGATCGCGCGCTTCGGCGCGCGCTACAACCACGGCCTGGAAGCCGGCAGCAAGGCCGAGCTCATCGTCGCTTTGTCGGCCCTCTCCGGCGGCGAAAGCCTGATCGTGTGCAACGGCTACAAGGACCCCGAGTTCATCGATCTCGGTCTGCGCGCGCGCAAGCTCGGCTACCGCTGCGTGTTCGTCATCGAGACGCCCACGGAGCTGCCCATCATCCTCGAGCGCAGCCGCGCCCTGGGCATCCGCCCGCTGATCGGCATGCGCGCCAAGCTGGCCACCACCGTGGGCGGCCACTGGAACAAGACCAGCGGCGACCGCAGCATCTTTGGCCTGACCACCAGCCAGCTCATCGAGATCGTCGACGCCCTCAAGGAGCACGACCTGCTCGACTGCCTGCAACTGCTGCACTGCCATCTGGGCTCGCAGATTCCCAACATCCGCGACATCCGCCAGGCGGTCATGGAAGCCTGCCGCTACTACATCAACCTGGTGCAGGAAGGCGCCCCCATGGGCTATCTCGACCTGGGCGGCGGCCTGGCCGTCGATTACCTGGGCTCCAAGACGAACAACGTGCTGTCCATGAACTACAGCATGGACGAATACTGCGCCGACGTGGTCGAGGTCATCATGCAGAGCCTCGACGCCCAGGATGTGCCCCATCCCACCATCGTCACCGAGTCGGGGCGCTCCACGGTGGCCTACTACTCGCTGCTCATGTTCAACATCTTCGATGTCACCTACTTCGAGCCGACGCCCCTGCCGGGTCCGCCCGCCGAGGAGGAGCACACCCTCATCCACAGCCTCTACGCGACCCTGCAGCGCTTCAAGCCCTCCAAGATCCAGCAGTGCTACAACAACACGGTCTTCTACCGCGACGAGATCCGCGAACTGTTCAAGCGCGGACAGATTTCCCTGCGCTCGCGCGCCCTGGCCGAAAATCTGGTGCTCGAGATTTTCCAGCGCATCGTCACCTCCCTCGGCGATGCCGACGAAACCCCGCCGGAGCTCGAAGGCCTGCGCGAGCAGCTGGCCGACATCTACTACGGCAACATGAGCATCTTCCAGTCGCTGCCCGATGCCTGGGCCATCGACCAGGTGTTTCCCATCATGCCGATCCATCGCCTGGAGGAAAAGCCGACGCGCGAGGCGATCATCGCCGACATCACCTGCGACAGCGACGGGCGCCTCGACCATTTCATCGACCTGCACGGCACGCGCAACACCCTGCCGCTGCACGCCCTCAAGCCCGATGAGGACTATTATCTCGGCGTGTTCCTGGTCGGGGCCTACCAGGAAACCCTCGGCGATCTGCACAACCTCTTCGGCGACACGAACGTGGTCAGCGTGCGCGTCAACGAGGACGGCAGCTTCGACGTCACCCGCGAGAACGAGGGCGACAGCATCGCCGATCTGCTCGGCTACGTGCAGTACAATCCCAAGGATATTTTCGAGCGCTTCCGCGACACCGCCGAGCAGGCCGTGCGCCGAGGGTCCATCAGCGTGCGCGAGCGCCAGGAGATTCTCGAGCGCTTCTCGGCGAGCCTGCGCGGTTACACCTATTACGAAACTGATGCCTGA
- a CDS encoding pyruvoyl-dependent arginine decarboxylase — translation MIFATPTSHFLTCGSAEGLTRPNAQDAARLVAGIGNVNLLSINAVLPPGCRFTAPTALPQGALVPAVHCAITSELPGEVISAGIAVAYPLDPAQSALVMDYSAPGHKEVIEAIVRRLAEEGLRARGLEIREIRSLAVQHRVEKIGSAVAALVLWQD, via the coding sequence ATGATCTTTGCCACTCCGACCAGCCATTTTCTCACCTGCGGTTCGGCCGAGGGCCTGACCCGTCCCAATGCCCAGGATGCCGCCCGCCTGGTCGCGGGCATCGGCAACGTCAATCTGCTCTCCATCAACGCGGTGCTGCCCCCCGGCTGCCGCTTCACGGCACCCACGGCTCTTCCCCAGGGCGCCCTGGTGCCGGCCGTCCATTGCGCCATCACCTCGGAGTTGCCCGGCGAAGTCATCTCCGCGGGAATCGCCGTCGCCTATCCCCTTGATCCGGCACAGTCCGCGCTGGTCATGGACTATAGCGCCCCCGGGCACAAGGAAGTCATCGAGGCCATCGTGCGCCGCCTCGCCGAGGAAGGCCTCAGGGCCCGCGGCCTGGAGATCCGCGAGATCCGCTCCCTGGCGGTGCAGCATCGCGTGGAAAAAATCGGCAGCGCCGTCGCGGCTTTGGTGCTGTGGCAGGACTGA
- a CDS encoding GspE/PulE family protein: MEQHLILTFMDGGETAARLARPFQPRENEIEVTLVDQELRLSYPLYDLCCIKLHGKAALPAEAAGQLKTEDVEIATGERFRVQVMGRDKYPMGFYGLPVDRDSPYKSIFFTFHGVRTRPQPRPLGGILREQGLVDDQSMDQVLREQQRLRTRRVGEIISEQNDIPQAAIDQEVENVRSGMGVIPKNVRVGDILVAAGLVTREQVEEALATQEKGKKKRIGTLLIEKGLITETQLLSALSTKFGLRFLDLENVEPSPEALEVLPREVATRMQVLPLELRGRVLVVATSQPTDFTISENLRFTTNYQIELVVATSEQITHALESFYVKTESQVRELIGELSENAVVENDEGEEAQFNESDSQIINLVNKILIDGYKKGVSDIHFEPGLGKQPLGVRYRIDGVCQVVHKIAPAYRHAVIARIKIMSRLDIAEHRRPQSGKILLRYEGKKVEYRVEITPTVGGNEDAVLRILASSKPLPLAQMGFSRHNREAFEAILAKPYGIILCVGPTGSGKTTSLHSALGHINKPDRKIWTAEDPVEITQPGLRQVQVHPKIGFGFKEALRSFLRADPDVIMIGEMRDAETAKTAIEASLTGHLVFSTLHTNSAPETVVRLIEMGMDPYNFADAMLGILAQRLARRLCDQCRQPYTPSRDEYDNLRHAYGETWFARHGLPEYGPELTLMRPVGCRNCNQTGYRGRIAIHELLTTSEAIKTGIKKNMLAEDLRDLAIGDGMTTLRMDGIHKVFQGITDLDQVLRVCL, from the coding sequence ATGGAACAACACCTGATTCTGACCTTCATGGACGGCGGCGAGACGGCGGCGCGCCTGGCCCGCCCCTTTCAGCCGCGCGAGAACGAGATCGAGGTGACCCTGGTCGATCAGGAGCTGCGCCTGTCCTATCCGCTCTACGATCTCTGCTGCATCAAGCTGCACGGCAAGGCGGCCCTGCCCGCCGAGGCCGCAGGCCAGCTCAAGACCGAGGACGTCGAAATCGCCACGGGCGAGAGATTTCGCGTGCAGGTCATGGGCCGCGACAAGTATCCCATGGGTTTTTACGGCCTGCCCGTGGACCGCGACAGCCCCTACAAGAGCATCTTCTTTACCTTTCACGGCGTGCGGACTCGCCCGCAGCCGCGCCCCCTGGGCGGCATCCTGCGCGAGCAGGGGCTGGTCGACGATCAGTCCATGGATCAGGTCCTGCGCGAGCAGCAGCGGCTGCGCACGCGGCGCGTCGGTGAAATCATCTCGGAGCAGAACGACATCCCCCAGGCCGCCATCGACCAGGAGGTCGAGAACGTGCGCAGCGGCATGGGGGTCATTCCCAAGAACGTGCGCGTCGGCGACATTCTGGTGGCGGCCGGCCTGGTGACGCGCGAGCAGGTCGAGGAAGCCCTGGCCACCCAGGAAAAGGGCAAGAAAAAGCGCATCGGCACCCTGCTCATCGAAAAGGGTCTGATCACCGAGACGCAGCTGCTCTCGGCCCTCTCCACCAAATTCGGCCTGCGCTTTCTCGATCTGGAAAACGTCGAGCCCAGCCCCGAGGCTTTGGAGGTCCTGCCCCGCGAGGTGGCCACCCGCATGCAGGTGCTGCCTCTGGAACTGCGCGGCCGGGTGCTGGTGGTGGCGACCTCGCAACCGACGGATTTCACCATCAGCGAAAACCTGCGCTTCACCACCAACTACCAGATCGAATTGGTGGTGGCGACCAGCGAGCAGATCACCCATGCCCTGGAGAGTTTCTACGTCAAAACCGAAAGTCAGGTGCGCGAACTCATCGGCGAGCTTTCGGAAAACGCCGTGGTGGAAAACGACGAGGGCGAGGAAGCCCAGTTCAACGAGTCGGATTCCCAGATCATCAACCTGGTCAACAAGATCCTCATCGACGGCTACAAGAAAGGCGTCTCCGACATTCACTTCGAGCCGGGCCTGGGCAAGCAGCCCCTGGGGGTACGCTACCGCATCGACGGGGTCTGCCAGGTGGTGCACAAGATCGCCCCGGCCTATCGCCACGCGGTGATCGCGCGCATCAAGATCATGTCGCGCCTGGACATCGCCGAGCACCGCCGCCCGCAGAGCGGCAAGATCCTATTGCGCTACGAGGGAAAAAAGGTCGAGTACCGCGTCGAGATCACGCCCACCGTTGGCGGCAACGAGGACGCGGTGCTGCGCATCCTGGCCTCCTCCAAGCCCCTGCCCCTCGCGCAGATGGGCTTCAGCCGACACAACCGCGAGGCCTTCGAGGCAATCCTGGCCAAGCCCTACGGCATCATCCTGTGCGTCGGGCCCACCGGCTCGGGCAAGACCACCAGCCTGCACTCGGCCCTGGGGCATATCAACAAGCCCGACCGCAAGATCTGGACGGCGGAGGATCCGGTGGAAATCACCCAGCCGGGTCTGCGCCAGGTACAGGTGCATCCCAAGATCGGCTTCGGCTTCAAGGAGGCGCTGCGCTCGTTCCTGCGCGCCGACCCCGACGTCATCATGATCGGCGAGATGCGCGACGCGGAGACCGCCAAGACCGCCATCGAGGCTTCTCTCACCGGCCATCTGGTGTTCAGCACCCTGCACACCAACAGCGCCCCGGAAACCGTGGTGCGCTTGATCGAGATGGGCATGGACCCCTACAACTTCGCCGACGCCATGCTCGGCATTCTCGCCCAGCGTCTGGCGCGCCGCCTGTGCGACCAGTGCCGCCAGCCCTACACGCCGAGTCGCGACGAGTACGACAATTTGCGCCATGCCTACGGCGAAACCTGGTTCGCGCGCCACGGACTGCCCGAGTACGGCCCCGAGCTCACCCTGATGCGCCCGGTGGGTTGTCGCAACTGCAACCAGACCGGCTATCGCGGCCGCATCGCCATCCACGAACTGCTTACCACCAGCGAAGCCATCAAGACCGGCATCAAGAAGAACATGCTCGCCGAGGACCTGCGCGATCTGGCCATCGGCGACGGCATGACGACCCTGCGCATGGACGGCATCCACAAGGTGTTTCAGGGCATCACCGACCTCGACCAGGTGCTGCGCGTGTGTCTGTAG
- the proC gene encoding pyrroline-5-carboxylate reductase, whose product MHVDQIGFIGGGNMAEALLKGITAGAFPAENIWVAEPRAEQRRALHERFGVRVSEDNAEVVRRCELLVLAVKPQLVNEVVAPLATEFEAGKVLISILAGVTTSALEAALGGTPRVVRAMPNTPALVGAAATALCAGRHATSEDLRLSARLFESLGIVRTVAEKDMDAVTGLSGSGPAYVYTFIEALADGGVQQGLTREVALALAAQTVLGAARLVLDTGEHPALLRDRVCSPGGTTIAGVAALEEGRLRATLMEAVAKATRRSKELGGG is encoded by the coding sequence ATGCACGTGGACCAGATCGGCTTCATCGGCGGCGGCAACATGGCCGAAGCCTTGCTCAAGGGAATCACCGCCGGGGCTTTCCCGGCCGAGAACATCTGGGTGGCCGAGCCCCGCGCCGAGCAGCGCCGCGCCCTGCACGAGCGCTTCGGCGTGCGGGTGAGCGAGGACAATGCCGAGGTGGTTCGTCGGTGCGAACTACTGGTGCTGGCCGTCAAGCCGCAACTGGTGAATGAGGTCGTCGCGCCCCTGGCGACCGAATTCGAGGCGGGCAAGGTGCTGATCAGCATTCTGGCCGGCGTCACCACGAGCGCTCTTGAAGCGGCGCTGGGCGGCACGCCGCGGGTGGTGCGGGCCATGCCCAACACGCCGGCCCTGGTCGGTGCCGCGGCCACCGCCCTGTGCGCGGGGCGCCACGCGACGAGCGAGGATCTGCGCCTGAGCGCGCGGCTTTTTGAAAGCCTGGGGATCGTCCGCACGGTGGCCGAGAAGGACATGGACGCCGTCACCGGGCTGTCGGGTTCGGGGCCGGCCTACGTCTACACCTTCATCGAGGCCCTGGCCGACGGCGGGGTGCAGCAGGGCCTGACGCGCGAGGTCGCCCTGGCCCTGGCGGCGCAGACCGTGCTGGGCGCGGCGCGCCTGGTGCTGGACACCGGCGAGCATCCGGCGCTGCTGCGCGACCGGGTGTGCAGCCCCGGCGGCACCACCATCGCCGGAGTGGCGGCTTTGGAAGAGGGGCGGCTGCGCGCCACTCTCATGGAGGCCGTGGCCAAGGCCACGCGCCGCTCGAAGGAGTTGGGGGGTGGTTAG